A stretch of the Halomonas sp. BDJS001 genome encodes the following:
- the cmk gene encoding (d)CMP kinase, protein MSDRVAAVPVLTIDGPGGAGKGTISSLVAERLGWHLLDSGALYRLTAQAALKHSVAVDDEAGLARLAERLDVAFPVEEGQPRTFLEGEDVGQQIRTEQAGERASQVAALPAVRQALLQRQRDFCQAPGLVADGRDMGTVVFPDAPLKIFLTASADERARRRYLQLQEAGVDASLSSLLKEIQARDARDTQRSVAPLKPADDAITLDTTRLSIPEVVDRLTELLAQRGLVSGV, encoded by the coding sequence ATGAGTGATCGCGTTGCCGCTGTTCCCGTGCTCACCATCGATGGCCCTGGCGGGGCGGGTAAAGGCACTATCAGTAGCTTGGTGGCCGAGCGCTTGGGCTGGCACCTGCTGGATAGCGGCGCGCTTTATCGGCTGACGGCACAAGCGGCGTTGAAGCATAGCGTGGCGGTCGACGATGAGGCTGGGCTTGCACGCCTGGCGGAGCGGTTGGATGTGGCCTTCCCGGTGGAGGAGGGCCAGCCGCGTACCTTTCTTGAAGGTGAAGATGTTGGTCAGCAAATCCGTACGGAGCAGGCCGGTGAGCGCGCTTCCCAGGTGGCAGCGCTGCCTGCGGTTCGTCAGGCGCTCTTACAACGCCAGCGCGATTTTTGCCAAGCTCCAGGGTTGGTAGCTGACGGTCGGGATATGGGCACCGTAGTGTTTCCCGACGCCCCGCTGAAGATTTTTTTAACCGCCAGTGCCGATGAACGGGCACGTCGGCGCTATCTGCAGTTGCAGGAAGCCGGGGTGGATGCTAGTCTTTCGAGTCTTTTAAAGGAGATTCAGGCACGCGATGCACGCGATACGCAGCGCAGTGTGGCTCCTCTCAAGCCGGCAGATGATGCCATTACGCTTGATACCACGCGCCTGAGCATACCGGAAGTGGTTGATCGACTGACCGAACTGCTCGCCCAAAGAGGGCTGGTAAGCGGCGTGTGA
- the rpsA gene encoding 30S ribosomal protein S1 — MSESFAELFEQSLNDINMEPGAIVAAQVVDIDGDWVTVNAGLKSEGQIPASQFRDEHGNLNIAIGDDVHVALEAVEDGFGETRLSREKAKRAEAWKILEAAFEKDEIIKGVINGKVKGGFTVEVDSIRAFLPGSLVDVRPVRDTAHLENKELDFKVIKLDPKRNNVVVSRRAVLEAENSAEREALLATLQEGQQIKGIVKNLTDYGAFVDLGGVDGLLHITDMAWKRIKHPSEIVAVGDEINVKVLKFDRERNRVSLGLKQLGEDPWVNIKERYPEGMKVHAVVTNLTDYGCFAELEEGVEGLVHVSEMDWTNKNIHPSKVVQVGDDVDVMVLDIDEERRRISLGIKQCTANPWETFNTDYNKGDRVSGTIKSITDFGIFIGLEGGIDGLVHLSDISWTDTGEEAVRNFKKGDEAEAVILSIDPERERISLGIKQMDSDPVAEYLSVNDKGSIVTGRVIEVDAKEAQVELATDVIAVLKASEISADRVEDARNVLNEGDSVEARIVSVDRKSRQINLSVKAKDQDDTRQNLKKMREQEPETAGGPTTIGDLIKQQMGQD, encoded by the coding sequence ATGAGCGAAAGCTTTGCTGAGCTGTTTGAACAGTCTCTTAACGACATCAACATGGAGCCAGGCGCAATTGTCGCGGCTCAGGTTGTCGACATTGACGGTGACTGGGTTACTGTCAACGCTGGTCTGAAATCTGAAGGTCAGATCCCTGCGTCACAATTCCGCGATGAGCACGGTAATCTGAACATCGCTATCGGTGACGACGTGCACGTTGCACTTGAAGCCGTAGAAGATGGTTTCGGTGAAACGCGTCTGTCTCGTGAAAAAGCCAAGCGTGCAGAAGCTTGGAAGATTCTTGAAGCAGCCTTCGAGAAAGACGAAATCATTAAGGGCGTTATTAACGGTAAGGTTAAAGGCGGCTTCACTGTCGAAGTTGACTCTATCCGCGCCTTCTTGCCTGGCTCGTTGGTTGACGTTCGTCCTGTTCGCGACACTGCGCACCTGGAAAACAAAGAGCTGGACTTTAAAGTCATCAAGCTCGATCCGAAGCGCAACAACGTTGTAGTATCACGTCGTGCGGTTCTGGAAGCAGAGAACAGTGCCGAGCGCGAAGCGCTGCTGGCGACTCTGCAAGAAGGCCAGCAGATCAAGGGTATCGTTAAGAACCTGACAGACTACGGTGCTTTCGTAGACCTGGGCGGTGTTGACGGCTTGCTGCACATTACAGACATGGCGTGGAAGCGTATCAAGCATCCGTCCGAAATCGTTGCCGTTGGCGACGAGATCAACGTCAAGGTTCTGAAGTTTGACCGTGAGCGTAACCGCGTATCACTGGGTCTCAAGCAGTTGGGCGAAGATCCGTGGGTCAACATTAAAGAGCGTTATCCGGAAGGCATGAAAGTGCACGCGGTCGTCACTAACCTGACTGACTACGGCTGCTTTGCCGAACTGGAAGAGGGTGTTGAAGGTCTGGTTCACGTCTCTGAAATGGACTGGACTAACAAAAACATCCATCCGTCTAAAGTCGTTCAAGTGGGCGATGATGTTGACGTCATGGTGTTGGATATCGACGAAGAGCGTCGTCGTATTTCCCTGGGTATCAAGCAGTGTACTGCTAACCCGTGGGAAACCTTCAACACTGACTACAACAAGGGCGACCGCGTTTCAGGTACCATCAAGTCAATTACTGATTTCGGTATCTTTATCGGCCTTGAAGGCGGTATTGACGGTCTTGTTCACTTGTCTGATATTTCTTGGACCGATACTGGTGAAGAAGCCGTACGCAACTTCAAGAAAGGCGACGAAGCTGAAGCCGTTATCCTGTCTATTGATCCTGAGCGTGAGCGCATCTCGCTGGGTATCAAGCAGATGGATTCTGACCCCGTTGCTGAGTACCTGTCAGTCAACGATAAGGGCAGCATCGTAACCGGTCGCGTCATTGAAGTTGATGCTAAAGAAGCTCAAGTTGAATTGGCGACTGACGTTATTGCGGTGCTGAAAGCCTCTGAAATCAGTGCTGACCGCGTAGAAGATGCGCGCAATGTGCTGAACGAAGGCGATAGCGTAGAAGCTCGTATTGTGAGCGTTGATCGTAAGAGCCGTCAGATTAATCTGTCGGTCAAAGCGAAAGACCAGGACGATACGCGTCAGAACCTGAAGAAGATGCGTGAGCAAGAGCCGGAAACAGCAGGTGGCCCGACCACCATCGGTGACTTGATCAAGCAGCAGATGGGCCAAGACTAA